A stretch of Nitrospira sp. DNA encodes these proteins:
- a CDS encoding flagellar basal body rod C-terminal domain-containing protein, whose translation MMSAIDTALSGMAAFSKKIEVTAHNVANVNTDGFHKSRTEFVELKTGGVLPVVQKDDSAGPAVLKDTGYGAAQVELSNVDLGEEAVSQIIAQRGFEANLSTLKTANDMLGSILDIKK comes from the coding sequence ATGATGTCCGCCATAGATACTGCGCTGTCTGGAATGGCCGCCTTTTCGAAAAAAATCGAAGTGACGGCGCACAACGTCGCCAACGTCAATACCGACGGCTTCCACAAGTCTCGAACCGAGTTCGTGGAACTGAAAACCGGCGGTGTGCTGCCGGTCGTGCAAAAAGACGACTCGGCCGGTCCTGCCGTCCTCAAGGACACCGGCTATGGAGCGGCTCAAGTCGAATTGTCCAATGTCGATCTCGGAGAAGAAGCGGTCAGCCAGATCATCGCGCAACGCGGCTTTGAAGCGAATCTCAGCACGCTGAAAACCGCCAATGACATGCTCGGGAGCATCTTAGATATCAAGAAATAG
- a CDS encoding radical SAM protein, translating into MNQPHVLLLTPPLTQLNTPYPATAYLTGFLRSQGIPCDQADLGIDMVLRLFCREGLTSVFTAIRQRQDDLPGEAQQMLALEQAYLNAIDPVIEFLQGRNPSLAPLLARTGVLPQGPRFAGRTGKTARSRSLSELDRAKQFATFFLEDLADLIQATVSPQFALSRYAEHIARSASSFDTILTALASAPTLTDRYMLDALWHHLDRVSPSLIGLTVPFPGNLYGAFRVAQAIKSQRPEMIVALGGGYANTELRRISDPRVFDYVDYVTLDDGERPLLSLVEHLAGTRPRTQLCRTFYREKGQVAFSDSPSDHDFRMGEAGCPTYSGLALDRYLSILDSVNPMHRLWSEGHWNKLTVAHGCYWKQCTFCDVGLNYISRYEMTPTDRLIQHIERLIAETGCRGFHFVDEAAPPAALKALALALLERGLTISWWGNIRFEEAFSPDLCRLLAASGCIAITAGLEAASDRLLEKIKKGITVDQTALVAAAFKDAGILIHAYLMYGCPSETVQETVDSLERVRQLVSANLIQSAFWHRFTATAHSPIGLNPAAHGLRILGPAFQGFAENDLQHRDRRGATPEWLGEGLRRSMLNYLEGRGLTLDVREWFDQPVPKPCVSPAWIRRLLNNRMVADHPQAERRFVWLGGEPVCQPVGKRTRLILPGRASDHTILLASQEAEWLYQLIQRSTPRSTPISSYPPMKETSATFPGTAMEFERFLDSSRWQQARAAGLLLV; encoded by the coding sequence ATGAACCAGCCGCATGTCCTGCTCCTGACGCCCCCGCTCACACAACTGAATACCCCCTATCCCGCGACCGCCTATCTGACGGGGTTCCTGCGATCGCAGGGGATCCCCTGCGATCAAGCCGATCTCGGCATCGACATGGTGCTCAGGCTGTTCTGCCGGGAGGGCCTGACCTCTGTCTTCACCGCCATCCGGCAGCGGCAGGATGATCTCCCCGGTGAAGCGCAACAGATGCTGGCCCTTGAACAGGCCTACCTGAACGCCATCGATCCGGTCATTGAGTTTTTGCAGGGACGGAATCCTTCGCTCGCACCGCTCCTGGCGCGAACCGGTGTCTTGCCGCAAGGCCCCCGCTTCGCCGGACGAACCGGAAAGACAGCCCGCTCGCGCAGCCTGTCCGAGCTCGATCGCGCCAAGCAATTCGCCACGTTCTTTCTCGAAGACCTGGCCGACCTCATCCAAGCCACCGTCTCTCCGCAATTCGCCTTGAGCCGTTATGCGGAGCACATTGCCCGCTCGGCCTCCTCCTTCGACACCATCCTCACGGCACTGGCCTCCGCCCCGACCTTGACCGACCGGTACATGCTGGACGCGCTCTGGCACCACCTCGACCGCGTCAGCCCCTCCCTGATCGGGCTCACCGTCCCCTTTCCCGGCAACCTGTACGGGGCGTTTCGTGTGGCGCAGGCAATCAAGTCGCAACGGCCTGAGATGATCGTCGCGCTCGGGGGAGGCTATGCCAATACGGAGCTCCGGCGCATCAGCGATCCCCGCGTGTTCGACTATGTGGACTATGTCACGCTCGACGATGGCGAACGTCCGCTGCTGTCGCTGGTAGAACATCTGGCAGGAACACGGCCGCGCACGCAGCTCTGCCGGACCTTCTATCGGGAGAAGGGACAGGTGGCCTTCTCCGATAGCCCATCCGATCACGATTTTCGCATGGGAGAAGCAGGCTGCCCAACCTACAGCGGGCTGGCCCTGGACCGCTATCTCTCGATCCTGGACAGCGTCAATCCCATGCATCGCCTCTGGTCGGAAGGCCATTGGAACAAACTCACCGTCGCGCACGGCTGCTATTGGAAACAATGCACCTTTTGCGATGTCGGGTTGAACTACATCAGCCGCTACGAGATGACGCCGACCGACCGGCTCATTCAGCACATCGAGCGCCTGATCGCCGAAACAGGCTGCCGCGGCTTTCACTTTGTGGATGAGGCCGCGCCTCCCGCCGCGTTGAAAGCGCTCGCCTTGGCCCTGCTTGAACGGGGACTGACGATTTCCTGGTGGGGCAATATCCGGTTTGAAGAGGCCTTTTCACCCGACTTGTGCCGCCTGCTGGCCGCCTCCGGCTGCATCGCCATAACAGCCGGTCTCGAAGCGGCGTCGGACCGCCTGCTGGAGAAGATCAAGAAAGGCATTACCGTCGATCAGACCGCGCTGGTCGCCGCCGCTTTCAAAGACGCCGGCATTCTCATTCACGCCTATCTGATGTACGGCTGCCCCTCCGAAACGGTTCAAGAAACCGTGGACTCATTGGAACGCGTCCGGCAATTGGTGTCAGCCAATCTCATTCAATCCGCCTTTTGGCATCGCTTCACCGCCACCGCCCATAGTCCGATCGGCCTCAATCCCGCGGCTCACGGATTACGCATTCTTGGGCCGGCTTTTCAGGGCTTTGCCGAAAACGACCTCCAGCACCGGGATCGCCGCGGTGCCACTCCGGAGTGGCTGGGCGAAGGGCTCCGGCGGTCTATGCTCAATTATCTCGAAGGGCGAGGACTCACGCTGGACGTCCGTGAATGGTTCGATCAGCCCGTCCCCAAACCCTGTGTGTCTCCGGCCTGGATCAGGCGGCTGCTCAACAATCGTATGGTGGCCGATCATCCCCAGGCAGAGCGACGATTCGTATGGCTCGGCGGAGAGCCGGTCTGCCAACCGGTCGGGAAAAGAACCAGGCTCATTCTTCCGGGGCGTGCCAGCGATCACACCATCCTCCTGGCCAGCCAAGAAGCCGAGTGGCTCTACCAGCTTATTCAACGCTCGACCCCTCGCAGCACCCCTATAAGCTCCTACCCCCCGATGAAAGAAACAAGTGCGACATTTCCGGGAACCGCAATGGAGTTCGAGCGCTTCCTCGATAGTTCACGCTGGCAGCAGGCCCGCGCTGCCGGTCTGCTGCTGGTTTAA
- a CDS encoding peroxiredoxin, producing the protein MALRLGDEAPNFTAETTEGTINFHEWLNGGWGILFSHPKDYTPVCTTELGTVAKITPEFKKRGVKVIAVSVDPLDSHKGWINDINETQNTTMNYPIIADPDKKVATLYDMIHPNAIDNMTVRSVFIVGPDKKIKLTLTYPASCGRNFDELLRVIDSLQLTSKFKVATPANWKDGEDCIITPAVNDAEAKTLFPKGFKVVKPYLRYTPQPNK; encoded by the coding sequence ATGGCTTTGCGCTTGGGAGATGAGGCGCCGAATTTTACGGCGGAAACGACGGAAGGCACAATCAATTTCCATGAGTGGCTGAATGGCGGGTGGGGGATTCTTTTCTCTCATCCGAAAGATTATACGCCAGTATGCACGACGGAGCTTGGAACGGTGGCCAAGATCACCCCGGAATTTAAAAAGCGGGGCGTAAAAGTCATCGCCGTCAGCGTCGATCCGTTGGATTCCCATAAGGGATGGATCAACGACATCAATGAGACCCAGAATACGACGATGAATTATCCGATCATCGCCGATCCCGATAAGAAGGTCGCCACGCTCTACGACATGATTCATCCCAACGCGATCGATAATATGACCGTTCGATCGGTCTTTATTGTCGGTCCAGATAAAAAGATCAAGTTAACCTTGACTTATCCTGCGTCATGCGGGCGAAATTTCGATGAATTGCTGCGCGTGATCGACTCTCTTCAGCTGACATCAAAGTTCAAGGTTGCCACGCCGGCCAATTGGAAGGATGGGGAGGATTGCATCATTACCCCCGCGGTGAATGATGCAGAAGCCAAGACGTTGTTCCCCAAAGGATTCAAGGTCGTGAAGCCCTATCTCCGATACACGCCGCAACCGAACAAGTAG
- a CDS encoding DUF5069 domain-containing protein gives MPTEYPRSPKALLGGLAHLGRLFDKIRMRQKGQIQGYNYLTVGFDKDLLDFLQLDGTAVEERVRQGGTDQELLAWVQSIARPLSDEDIRQWNERILTGQPQDESARIRYHRRLEEIARKRGIPVSRLPPIHTWAEAIDLDEGRL, from the coding sequence ATGCCTACTGAATACCCACGGAGCCCCAAAGCCTTGCTCGGTGGATTAGCCCATCTTGGCCGGCTCTTCGATAAGATTCGAATGCGCCAGAAGGGGCAGATTCAGGGCTACAATTACCTCACCGTTGGATTCGACAAAGATCTGCTCGACTTTCTCCAACTTGACGGGACCGCTGTGGAGGAACGTGTGCGCCAGGGAGGAACGGATCAGGAACTCCTGGCCTGGGTGCAGTCGATCGCCAGGCCCCTCTCAGACGAAGACATCCGCCAATGGAACGAACGGATCCTGACCGGACAGCCGCAGGACGAAAGCGCCAGAATTCGCTACCATCGGCGCCTGGAGGAAATTGCCAGGAAACGCGGCATCCCCGTCAGCCGCCTGCCTCCGATTCATACCTGGGCCGAGGCGATCGACTTGGACGAAGGCCGTCTCTAA
- a CDS encoding pentapeptide repeat-containing protein — MDNTKPTTPGLRMSNDPMYKLLREGCIKEFNVKKAAGDTCDLRSCDLRGLDLRGLDAAGLDFSDSYFRQSDLRGIDFSQSNLRGASINACKISGVLFPAELSASEIELSLLQGTRMRYLK, encoded by the coding sequence ATGGACAACACCAAACCCACAACGCCGGGACTCCGCATGTCGAATGACCCGATGTATAAGTTGTTGCGGGAAGGCTGTATCAAGGAATTCAACGTCAAGAAAGCCGCCGGCGATACATGCGATTTGCGCAGTTGCGACTTGCGCGGACTCGATCTTCGAGGTCTGGATGCGGCCGGCCTCGATTTCAGTGACTCCTACTTCCGGCAATCCGACCTGCGAGGGATCGACTTCAGCCAGTCCAACCTGCGGGGCGCGTCGATCAACGCCTGCAAGATTTCCGGGGTGCTCTTTCCCGCGGAACTGTCCGCTTCAGAAATCGAACTCTCTCTGCTCCAGGGCACGCGCATGCGCTATTTGAAATAG
- a CDS encoding DUF748 domain-containing protein: protein MLRPRIVASLAGALLLYSLIGFLAVPYLITQYAVPAVAEKIRHPVSVKDVAFNPFTLALTIDGLEIREPDQTPLLGFEQFSVNVHAKTLLLRAYAFEEIRLVMPFVSMKVSAEGKMNLLGLLPPPQPGAEAAGGSKKPSGGGASVPLEIGLLTIERGIVEFRDESKPKPFELSIVPIQISLRNFTTVRGGENAYAFTAEIGKGESLAWEGRVSLEPVESDGKLSLSGVRLRPLAQYVQDRVGFEVRQGQLSIGGQYHIDLKGEAPNIVVSDGTLSIIDLAIGEKGADAPVVSIPSFAIDGLGVDVLKKQVAAVHVHSAGARFEVWINPGGVLNYQQLFAASGEPERAAGKQQTEAAAVAAPEHPWSIDIKEVVLNNYRAIFEDRTLERPSHLEIDGFDLTVKGLKLPLRQALGVDVAFKLNQAGRVGAKGSVTVDPLTADLDLNVKEVGLRPFQPYLDPFADIDVRDGVLELGGKLHIAKEHSRSPFLTYQGNLAVNRVSITDRQDFDELLSWRRLGLNRVVLDVEPTSVKIGEVVLQEPAVSLVVQSDGTLNLAQIAKHPPLESSAQPVKPAPEKPAKPVPVNIEAVKLINASATFRDRSIQPAVKVGISELTGSIKGLSSRELAKAEVLLTGKVDRVAPLQIKGQINPLSEDAYTDLAVKFENVDLLAASSYAGKYAGYPITKGKLFLDLAYKIAKKELAGENKVLIDQLTFGGKTESPDATSLPVPLAVALLKDRKGQIDVDLPVRGNLDDPDFKYGRVLLNTLLNLLGKVATSPLSLVGALIGGSGDELRFVEFPAGRSEWGEAETKKLAALVTVLTERPGLSLDITGAADRQADRRVLAERQLREQLRQAKLKEAGGSDREVKPDSPLPAEEEASLVAARFAQQFPSAGASEKPAPSVSEMKARLLEAMVVEEAALRLLARERAERIREWLIQEGEIGEARIFLVEAALKEGTGTTVQTDLNLAAR, encoded by the coding sequence ATGCTGCGTCCACGGATTGTTGCCAGTCTAGCGGGTGCGCTCCTCCTGTACAGCCTCATCGGATTTCTTGCCGTCCCATACCTCATCACACAGTATGCGGTTCCTGCCGTGGCGGAGAAGATTCGCCATCCGGTGTCGGTGAAGGATGTCGCGTTCAACCCCTTTACCTTGGCATTGACGATAGACGGGCTGGAAATCCGCGAGCCGGACCAAACGCCTCTCCTCGGGTTCGAGCAGTTCTCCGTGAATGTCCATGCCAAGACGCTGCTTCTCAGGGCCTATGCCTTCGAGGAGATTCGCCTGGTGATGCCGTTTGTCTCGATGAAGGTCTCCGCTGAGGGCAAGATGAATCTTCTTGGGCTCCTGCCTCCGCCCCAGCCAGGGGCGGAGGCAGCGGGAGGAAGCAAGAAACCGAGCGGCGGGGGGGCGTCTGTCCCGCTGGAAATCGGGCTGCTGACGATCGAGCGTGGGATCGTCGAGTTTCGAGATGAGTCCAAGCCGAAGCCGTTCGAGCTGAGTATCGTGCCGATTCAGATCTCGCTCCGCAATTTTACGACCGTACGAGGGGGCGAAAATGCCTATGCCTTCACCGCAGAAATTGGGAAAGGCGAATCGCTCGCATGGGAAGGGCGGGTATCGCTGGAGCCGGTGGAGTCGGACGGGAAGCTGAGCCTGAGCGGCGTTCGCCTGAGGCCGCTCGCGCAATATGTGCAGGACCGGGTTGGGTTTGAGGTGCGCCAGGGACAGCTGTCGATCGGGGGCCAGTATCATATCGATCTGAAGGGCGAGGCCCCGAATATCGTCGTCAGCGACGGGACGCTCTCGATCATCGATCTTGCGATCGGGGAAAAAGGCGCTGATGCTCCGGTGGTGTCGATTCCGTCGTTCGCGATCGATGGGCTGGGCGTGGATGTGCTCAAGAAACAGGTGGCGGCGGTGCATGTGCATTCTGCCGGGGCGCGGTTCGAGGTCTGGATCAATCCCGGTGGTGTGCTGAATTACCAGCAGCTGTTTGCCGCATCGGGTGAACCGGAACGGGCGGCCGGAAAGCAACAGACGGAGGCGGCCGCAGTGGCCGCGCCGGAGCATCCTTGGTCGATCGATATCAAAGAGGTGGTGCTGAATAATTATCGGGCAATCTTCGAGGATCGAACGCTGGAGCGGCCGAGCCATCTGGAGATCGACGGGTTCGACTTGACGGTGAAGGGCTTGAAGCTGCCGTTGCGGCAGGCGCTTGGCGTGGATGTGGCTTTCAAGCTGAATCAAGCGGGCCGGGTCGGCGCGAAGGGCTCAGTGACGGTCGATCCCTTGACGGCTGATCTTGATCTCAATGTGAAGGAGGTGGGGTTGCGCCCGTTTCAGCCCTATCTTGACCCGTTCGCCGACATCGATGTTCGGGATGGCGTGCTGGAGCTTGGCGGCAAGCTCCATATTGCGAAAGAACATAGCCGCAGTCCCTTCCTGACGTATCAGGGCAATCTCGCAGTAAACCGGGTGTCGATCACCGATCGCCAGGACTTTGATGAACTGCTGTCATGGAGGCGTCTGGGATTGAACCGTGTGGTCTTGGACGTCGAGCCGACATCCGTGAAGATCGGCGAAGTCGTGCTGCAAGAGCCTGCCGTCTCGTTGGTGGTGCAATCGGATGGCACGTTGAATCTGGCGCAGATCGCCAAGCACCCTCCCTTGGAGTCCTCCGCTCAGCCGGTGAAGCCAGCTCCTGAGAAGCCGGCCAAGCCGGTTCCGGTCAATATTGAAGCCGTCAAACTGATTAACGCCTCAGCGACATTTCGAGACCGGTCGATTCAGCCGGCGGTGAAAGTGGGGATCAGCGAATTGACGGGCAGCATCAAAGGTTTGTCCTCACGCGAACTGGCGAAGGCCGAGGTCCTGTTAACGGGAAAGGTGGATCGGGTGGCGCCGCTGCAGATCAAGGGGCAGATCAATCCGCTGAGCGAGGATGCCTATACCGATCTCGCCGTCAAGTTCGAGAACGTCGATCTTCTGGCGGCGTCTTCCTATGCGGGGAAATACGCCGGGTATCCGATCACGAAGGGCAAGCTGTTTCTCGATCTGGCCTATAAAATTGCCAAGAAGGAATTGGCCGGGGAGAACAAGGTCCTAATCGATCAGCTGACCTTTGGCGGCAAGACGGAGAGTCCTGATGCCACCTCGCTGCCGGTGCCGCTGGCCGTGGCCCTGCTCAAGGATCGCAAGGGGCAGATCGATGTCGATTTGCCGGTGCGTGGAAACTTGGACGACCCGGACTTCAAATACGGTCGGGTGCTGTTGAATACGCTGCTCAATCTTCTGGGGAAAGTGGCGACGTCCCCGCTGTCTCTGGTCGGCGCACTCATAGGAGGGAGCGGTGATGAACTCCGCTTTGTCGAGTTTCCGGCAGGGCGTAGCGAATGGGGGGAGGCAGAGACCAAGAAGCTGGCCGCGCTGGTCACCGTGCTGACGGAACGGCCAGGGCTGTCGCTCGACATCACCGGCGCGGCTGATCGGCAAGCGGATCGACGGGTTCTAGCCGAGAGGCAATTACGGGAGCAATTGCGTCAGGCCAAATTGAAGGAAGCCGGAGGTTCTGATCGGGAGGTAAAACCGGATTCCCCGCTTCCAGCGGAAGAAGAAGCCTCTTTGGTCGCCGCCCGGTTTGCGCAGCAGTTTCCGTCAGCGGGCGCATCTGAGAAGCCAGCGCCTTCGGTGTCGGAGATGAAGGCCCGGTTGCTGGAGGCCATGGTTGTTGAAGAGGCCGCCTTGCGCCTCTTGGCGCGGGAACGAGCGGAACGAATCCGGGAGTGGCTGATACAAGAGGGGGAGATTGGGGAGGCCAGGATATTTCTCGTTGAAGCCGCGTTGAAAGAAGGGACAGGCACGACCGTGCAGACGGACCTCAATCTTGCCGCACGCTAG
- a CDS encoding XTP/dITP diphosphatase, with translation MIKELVLATRNRHKGEELAALLGDLDIRIRTLADFPDAPEVEEDGATCEANAIKKATVISQSTGLPAVADDTGLEVEALGGRPGVYAARYAGEDATYEDNCRKLLQELAGVPRDKRTARFVTVAAIAVPGEAVQVTRGVLDGYITDSASGSRGFGYDPVFFVPEVGATLADITAEQKNQISHRAKAFLQAKAILRSCQSALIVGA, from the coding sequence GTGATCAAAGAGTTGGTGCTCGCCACCAGGAATCGGCATAAGGGAGAAGAGCTGGCGGCCTTGCTCGGCGACCTGGACATCCGTATTCGCACGCTGGCGGATTTTCCGGATGCGCCGGAAGTCGAAGAAGACGGGGCGACCTGCGAGGCCAATGCGATCAAGAAGGCCACGGTGATTTCCCAATCCACAGGCCTCCCGGCGGTGGCTGATGATACGGGCCTCGAAGTCGAGGCCTTGGGCGGCAGGCCCGGCGTCTATGCCGCGCGGTATGCCGGCGAAGATGCCACGTATGAGGATAATTGCCGGAAACTGCTTCAGGAACTTGCCGGGGTGCCGCGCGACAAGCGGACCGCCAGGTTCGTCACGGTGGCGGCGATTGCCGTGCCGGGTGAAGCCGTGCAGGTGACTCGCGGAGTGCTGGACGGATACATCACGGATTCAGCCAGCGGATCGCGCGGATTCGGATATGATCCGGTGTTTTTTGTGCCCGAGGTGGGGGCCACGCTCGCGGACATCACGGCCGAGCAGAAGAATCAGATCAGCCATCGAGCGAAGGCGTTCCTGCAAGCCAAGGCCATCTTGCGGTCGTGTCAGTCAGCATTGATCGTCGGGGCGTAG
- the rph gene encoding ribonuclease PH, with protein sequence MSAVSGLVRFDGRRKDQHRPVKVTRNFTKHAEGSVLIEMGDTKVICTASIEEKVPPFMKGKGSGWVTAEYSMLPRATHERTSREAVKGKQGGRTLEIQRLVGRALRSVTDMTQMGERSIWIDCDVIQADGGTRTASITGAFIALADAFAVLKKKDLIKRIPLTDYLAAISVGKVGGEVMVDLAYTEDSMAEVDMNLVMTGRGRYVEVQGTAERTPFAKQDMDEFLNLGWQAIQRLTAIQKELIGSLD encoded by the coding sequence ATGAGCGCAGTGTCTGGATTAGTACGTTTTGACGGACGTCGGAAAGACCAGCATCGACCGGTCAAGGTCACTCGGAACTTTACGAAACATGCCGAGGGATCGGTGCTGATCGAAATGGGCGATACCAAGGTTATTTGCACCGCGTCGATCGAGGAAAAAGTGCCGCCGTTCATGAAAGGGAAGGGGAGCGGATGGGTGACGGCGGAGTATTCGATGCTTCCTCGCGCCACCCACGAACGGACGTCGCGGGAAGCGGTAAAAGGCAAGCAGGGGGGACGAACCCTTGAGATTCAACGGCTGGTTGGGCGCGCATTGCGCTCCGTCACGGATATGACGCAGATGGGGGAACGCAGCATTTGGATCGATTGTGACGTGATTCAAGCCGATGGCGGGACCCGAACGGCCTCCATTACCGGCGCCTTCATCGCGCTGGCCGACGCATTTGCGGTTCTGAAAAAGAAGGATTTGATCAAGCGCATTCCACTGACCGATTACCTTGCCGCGATTAGCGTGGGAAAGGTCGGGGGGGAAGTGATGGTCGATCTTGCCTATACCGAAGACTCAATGGCCGAAGTGGATATGAATCTGGTCATGACCGGCCGAGGCCGGTATGTGGAAGTGCAGGGGACCGCTGAGCGAACCCCTTTTGCCAAGCAGGATATGGACGAGTTCCTGAATCTGGGCTGGCAGGCGATTCAGCGTCTGACCGCGATTCAAAAAGAATTGATCGGCTCGCTGGATTAA
- a CDS encoding response regulator, producing MTTLLAQDAPQALLENRKILVVDDEEPIRRLIGYLLQTHGYTVTLAADAREARQLLDKEPYALMLCDVNMPGESGMDLVRTILEEHPHTATIMVTGLDSSVLANAALDMGAFGYIVKPFETNEVLIDVANALRRRKLEIENRFHREHLEDLVRTRTMALQQALEWLERSEKELRLSREETIQRLAIAAEFRDHSTAQHIHRMSHYCELLAKKHGLSAEQCDLIRTASPMHDIGKIGTPDQVLLKPGKFTAEEFDVISQHAEIGYKILSGSDSDLLKVAATIAWTHHERYDGTGYPRKLKGEEIPIEGRIAAIADNFDALTTARVYKPAFDFAHARSLMLKERGTQFDPELLDLFLSCEEDLRRIHDHYADNPASQELPDVA from the coding sequence ATGACCACATTACTTGCCCAAGACGCACCACAGGCCCTTCTTGAAAATCGGAAGATTCTGGTGGTCGATGACGAAGAACCCATCCGCCGGCTCATCGGCTATCTGCTCCAGACTCATGGCTATACCGTCACCCTGGCGGCCGATGCCCGTGAAGCCCGGCAGCTGCTGGACAAAGAGCCCTATGCCCTCATGCTGTGCGACGTGAACATGCCGGGTGAATCCGGCATGGATCTGGTTCGCACCATCTTGGAAGAACATCCCCATACCGCGACGATCATGGTCACAGGACTGGACAGTTCCGTCCTCGCCAATGCGGCGCTCGATATGGGCGCCTTCGGATACATCGTCAAGCCGTTTGAAACGAATGAAGTCCTCATCGATGTGGCCAACGCCCTGCGCCGCCGCAAACTGGAAATCGAAAATCGCTTCCACCGGGAACATCTTGAGGATCTCGTCCGCACCAGAACCATGGCCCTCCAGCAAGCCCTCGAATGGCTGGAACGCAGCGAGAAAGAACTGCGCCTGTCTCGTGAGGAAACCATTCAGCGATTGGCCATCGCGGCGGAATTCCGGGACCATTCGACCGCGCAACACATTCACCGCATGAGCCACTATTGCGAGTTGCTCGCCAAAAAGCACGGCCTGTCCGCCGAGCAGTGCGATCTCATCCGCACAGCAAGCCCCATGCACGATATCGGGAAAATCGGCACCCCCGACCAGGTGCTGCTCAAGCCGGGGAAATTTACCGCCGAAGAGTTCGACGTGATTTCGCAGCATGCGGAGATCGGCTACAAGATCCTCTCCGGATCCGATTCCGATCTGCTCAAAGTGGCCGCGACCATCGCCTGGACGCATCATGAGCGGTACGACGGAACCGGCTATCCGCGCAAACTGAAGGGAGAAGAGATCCCCATCGAAGGCCGCATCGCCGCCATCGCCGACAATTTTGATGCCCTGACCACCGCCCGGGTGTATAAACCCGCCTTTGACTTCGCCCATGCCCGCTCGCTGATGTTAAAAGAGCGCGGCACCCAATTCGATCCCGAACTCCTGGATCTCTTCCTCTCATGCGAAGAAGATCTGAGGCGCATCCACGATCACTACGCCGACAACCCCGCCAGCCAGGAGCTCCCGGACGTCGCGTAA